The Cataglyphis hispanica isolate Lineage 1 chromosome 5, ULB_Chis1_1.0, whole genome shotgun sequence genome has a segment encoding these proteins:
- the LOC126849969 gene encoding integrin beta-PS-like, with amino-acid sequence MTQWTTAVFLFLMTRLFVFSSSQHRDRENFCESQQTCASCLQMPRCVWCSTMVSGQNASSPLLRCVSKQTFLREGHFWCPLSDVIHHENTMDILENWPLSSIKGKDPIQVQPQKIRLRLRQGEDYRVILKYSQAEDYPVDLYYLMDLSASMEPYRDKLSKLGLQLAKAMQKLTSNFRIGFGSFIDKVVLPMTNTQPDKLISPCILKTGKLCAPPYNYKNQMSLTENVSLFKDQVQAAPVSGNLDGPEGGFDAMMQVIVCTKEIGWRPKARHLIVFSTDAVFHVAGDGKLAGIIEPNDCMCHLDEKGFYSHSLLQDYPSISQLNRKAREHNMNIIFAVPDHKNATYQRLSKSISGSSTGTLENESQNVVALVSNEYEKLVDSVTIIDTAPKIINIKYFSRCLNKTGELLERQECEGLRVGNVIEFEVVIKVVECPKDPKDWQQTVEIKPRGLNESLTIDIEIICDCPCEKPGHPGYRLNAAECKNNGKSVCGVCSCNPGFYGKQCECEGNEVGAGDSISMADCKPDNQTAEICSGHGTCKCGVCDCDKRPNNPHEVFYGKYCECDNFSCKRSGGQVCGGRGKCECGTCNCLPGWGGETCDCKETNSTCIPPSGENVEICSGRGDCICGSCHCQERDNIRYSGQYCEECPTCPGQRCEELKDCVECVAYNTGPLAKDGRCDLCMHEIDIVDVVEEEPVKDEETGARICRTPGDAGCTFVFKYQYHRDGTGGDIKIFKIRAQKERTCPAPINVFGVALGVVISTVIIGFLILLIWKIITMIHDKREYAKFEKERALAKWDRGENPLYKQATSTFSNPTFNARDF; translated from the exons ATGACACAGTGGACGACGGCCGTCTTTCTTTTCCTGATGACGCGACTCTTCGTATTCTCATCCTCGCAGCATCGGGACCGGGAAAACTTCTGCGAGTCTCAACAGACCTGCGCGAGCTGCTTACAAATGCCGCGATGCGTGTGGTGTTCCACGATg GTATCTGGACAGAATGCAAGCAGTCCTTTGCTGCGTTGTGTATCTAAACAGACGTTTTTGAGAGAAGGCCATTTCTGGTGTCCACTATCAGACGTAATACATCACGAAAATACGATGGACATCCTCGAGAATTGGCCATTGTCTTCGATCAAGGGTAAAGATCCTATCCAAGTTCAACCCCAGAAGATACGCTTGCGTCTCAGGCAAg gaGAGGATTATCGCGTGATTCTGAAATATAGTCAAGCAGAGGATTATCCTGTGGATCTATATTATCTTATGGATCTATCCGCGTCTATGGAACCGTACAGAGATAAATTGTCGAAACTCGGCCTGCAGTTGGCTAAAGCTATGCAAAAGCTCACGTCGAATTTTCGTATCGGCTTTGGCAGTTTTATAGACAAGGTCGTTTTACCGATGACCAATACGCAACCTGAcaa atTGATATCTCCCTGTATTTTGAAAACTGGAAAATTATGCGCACCGCCTTATAACTACAAAAACCAGATGTCTCTTACGGAAAACGTATCTCTTTTTAAg GATCAGGTACAGGCGGCACCAGTGTCAGGTAATTTGGACGGTCCTGAAGGTGGGTTCGATGCGATGATGCAGGTTATCGTGTGTACCAAGGAAATCGGCTGGCGCCCAAAAGCGCGTCATCTTATCGTGTTCTCGACCGATGCGGTCTTCCACGTCGCCGGAGACGGTAAA CTTGCAGGAATAATAGAGCCCAACGATTGCATGTGCCATTTGGATGAGAAAGGATTCTATAGCCATTCCCTTCTACAGGATTATCCGTCAATTTCTCAG CTCAATAGAAAAGCGCGCGAACATAACATGAACATTATCTTTGCGGTTCCTGATCACAAAAATGCGACTTATCAGCGATTGAGTAAAAGTATCAGTGGTTCTTCAACAGGCACTTTGGAAAACGAATCACAGAACGTCGTGGCCTTAGTGAGCAATGAATACGAG aaactAGTAGACTCAGTGACAATAATCGACACAGCACCGaagataatcaatattaaatatttctcccGATGTTTAAACAAAACGGGAGAATTGCTAGAACGTCAAGAATGCGAAGGACTTCGCGTAGGCAATGTTATTGAGTTTGAAGTTGTGATCAAG GTTGTTGAATGCCCCAAAGATCCGAAAGATTGGCAGCAAACTGTGGAGATTAAACCCAGAGGCTTGAATGAGAGTTTGACTATCGATATAGAAATCATATGCGATTGTCCTTGTGAGAAACCTGGGCATCcg GGATATCGATTGAACGCTGCGGAATGTAAGAATAACGGCAAATCAGTGTGCGGCGTGTGTTCCTGTAATCCCGGTTTTTACGGAAAGCAATGCGAGTGCGAGGGAAACGAGGTCGGTGCTGGCGACTCGATCTCGATGGCTGATTGCAAACCCGACAACCAAACCGCGGAGATTTGTAGCGGACACGGTACATGTAAATGCGGCGTCTGCGACTGCGATAAACGACCGAACAATCCGCATGAGGTGTTTTATGGGAAATATTGCGAGTGCGATAATTTTTCGTGCAAACGAAGCGGTGGCCAG GTCTGCGGCGGACGCGGCAAGTGCGAATGCGGTACCTGCAATTGTCTACCGGGCTGGGGTGGCGAGACGTGCGACTGCAAGGAGACCAATAGCACATGCATCCCACCGTCGGGCGAGAACGTCGAGATTTGCAGCGGCCGCGGAGACTGCATCTGTGGTAGTTGCCATTGCCAGGAACGGGACAATATCCGATATTCCGGACAATACTGCGAGGAGTGCCCT acatGTCCGGGACAAAGATGCGAGGAGCTGAAGGATTGCGTAGAGTGCGTAGCGTATAATACAGGACCGCTCGCGAAGGATGGGAGATGTGACTTGTGTATGCACGAAATTGACATT GTCGACGTTGTCGAGGAAGAGCCTGTGAAGGACGAAGAAACCGGTGCCCGCATATGCCGAACACCCGGTGATGCAGGCTGCACGTTTGTCTTCAAATACCAGTATCATAGAGACGGTACTGGTGGGGACATTAAAATCTTCAAGATTCGAgctcagaaagagagaacttgTCCGGCACCTATTAATGTCTTCG GTGTTGCGCTGGGCGTCGTCATAAGTACCGTCATTATCGGTTTCCTGATTCTCCTCATTTGGAAGATTATCACGATGATCCACGATAAGAGAGAATACGCAAAGTTCGAGAAGGAGCGCGCTCTCGCCAAATGGGACAGG GGCGAGAATCCTCTCTATAAACAAGCGACATCGACTTTCAGCAATCCGACGTTTAACGctagagatttttaa
- the LOC126849944 gene encoding tyrosine-protein phosphatase non-receptor type 23, with protein sequence MEAVPRLPMIWFQVKVSPEPTTFGPKLKQYIRDFYNEDPESYNNEIHQLESLRSMAVRPPVDMAGCVLLKKYYSQLHFLQSRFPMNKDGPAAVTFTWRDTYANMVCSLANIRFEMMSILYNIGAIHSQLGARTERNSGDGMKMACSHFQCAAWAFEHLKTSYAQTFGMDLAPELMTFMYQLCLAQAQECILQKSMLDNRKPTIVAKVAKQIVDYFTMALNTLEQGGSEDGTVSDTVGTKIYKSWKRYVKFKKAYHSAITYLYQGLTAEEQRKMGERVAFYNAALTSLNEAHAIYDFANIKEEKAAVEEALTFTNDVIEGKRKAAKNENEFIYHEEVPEKENLPTVKGASLVKGISFNVSDPEISGQDIFARLVPMKVHEASSLYSEEKAKILRYIGSKIEEKDQYLNTYLTSLKLEHMNLWDLDSTQTSEWECLPLPEELVERCAALNAKQHVIEDLVDIMGKLSETSQDVESVLKEISKLLLDEEQKEKQYQDAVGKRPPSIVATDLTREAKKYEEAHNKASESNQALHKAITMHVKNLKILAQPLADLMAQIPSPSIYLSDQSSEKSQNAKEIEKMHTKELKRILNKVDEMRMQRLELHSKLRDQIAQDDLTRLLVTATSESAPLDRIFAPQLSKHQSLVNLIEQNLAAQDNILAALTDVYAQTANIRKNVEETLKRREMMISSLINSYDAYEDLLAKSSKGLEFYRKLEINVTKLLQRVKSTCKVQEEEREQILAQDSKNTYEKTDATMPSSYDQGRIRSNNGLKLKDYLNSRTEGSTGYQNPYYNLYKGHTATLQMDSVPKSLVTDTGNKNVIQSPNTIPVSEIPSSSTRSSQPYYPTTYTDYGISSSSYPYSAQTYYENPIALNQSSLPTTNTNATGVYQQPGLSATATDVSNSSIQYPANSYQPNGQTLSASITQEKFRGVAHNSYNVSNILRYHAYQSPADYNSYNVATPYVPNQEKSAIKSGITKVSSQVQSVSTKVPVSTIDTAVNSTMSTDDQWQVSYSVAQQPQQYDNQQKTTLSQDVSHGGQNIAVRSQQTLSSKDNTLAQNYSLPQTGHAEMTYLQNYQNTTYYNPAELQTQRVPYTHSTYDTTVVPPTQYVQSQLPNTNNHQSIHSVTSTSENSVSYPLNLHNINSVQYSQQTNMEQSKQNYADKTYAAYGTQMNAGAQNYPSTYQTYQHGTAGTSYQQQSSMLSGDTSNAYAYLNNSSSSEIIQSHAKPTTVQSYSQSYQYPQQVPYSGYVQYPNYSQNQNYNYMQNAHGTNTVAYAYNANEEGYAYASNLQSTQTSQASQEATVSITSSDVTAGSIHYQQQETNARYTNAGNNAVVSQTQSSQYKTYQPQMESDTYYSTPYGLQMQGQINTITRPENYTNYNQTYMQAVNNGTNTTTSANPMKLMTKSEEEKSNVDLLADLDITINHAPLVPEVRPLATTQKKEEIITGDIAEDVKAEKSEQEKPHNTEQEATASCEDKSDHENLQIVWDTWYNDVQPKKDPLGEPAALQKFINDVEKYEKFVDSLLVKTLSGATNLDIKWKEVQDYEERENGKQSSTVALAHSSENRAVDCIPYDTTRVQISSADVSSYINASHIMEITQWIPTAFIITQAPLINKLDVFWMMIWEQESEVIACLASDAQLNGELYWPISEENNLDIGNFTISLKRIINYTTYIQRTLSIQHNKKKSEKIVVHMQFLVWPSNGFPSSPGAILAFATDVMTEQALRRCSPKPVIVHCLDGGSLSSLFLVAATTVCHIRAGCGIVDVPLVFKGLAKCRKQVVNKESLLFAYRLVLYHAQDILMKRGILSSTRSTFENFDSFKGNKEKTSRRLQCHPSDDFLHNLAVGMQHSDLEQGKTQALTSDNASSKSSTSSQEKSNGGIIDPLSQLDPLWSIRR encoded by the exons ATGGAAGCAGTACCGAGATTGCCAATGATATGGTTCCAAGTAAAAGTCAGTCCAGAACCTACTACTTTTGGACCAAAACTCAAACAG tatatacgagatttttataatgaggATCCTGAGTCATATAATAATGAGATACATCAATTGGAAAGCTTACGCTCGATGGCGGTTAGGCCGCCCGTCGATATGGCCGGTTGTGTGCTGCTGAAGAAGTACTATAGCCAGTTGCATTTTCTTCAGAGTAGGTTTCCCATGAACAAGGATGGCCCTGCTGCAGTTACATTTACATG GAGGGACACTTATGCGAATATGGTATGTTCATTGGCTAATATTCGTTTTGAAATGATGTCCATTTTATACAACATTGGCGCAATACATAGCCAATTGGGTGCACGCACAGAAAGAAACAGTGGAGATGGAATGAAGATGGCATGCAGTCATTTCCAATGTGCAGCATGGGCTTTTGAACACTTGAAGACTAGTTATGCCCAAACATTTGGCATGGATCTAGCGCCAGAATTAATGACTTTTATGTATCAGCTTTGCTTAGCACAAGCTCAAGAATGCATATTGCAAAAAAGTATGTTGGATAATCGTAAACCAACAATTGTAG CAAAAGTTGCAAAGCAAATAGTAGATTATTTTACTATGGCGCTAAACACATTGGAGCAAGGTGGAAGTGAAGATGGAACTGTATCTGATACAGTGGGtaccaaaatttataaa aGCTGGAAACGttatgtcaaatttaaaaaagcgtATCACTCTGCTATTACATATCTTTATCAAGGCCTCACAGCTGAGGAACAAAGGAAAATGGGAGAACGAGTAGCTTTTTATAATGCGGCATTAACATCCCTTAATGAAGCACATGCAATTTatgattttgcaaatattaaagaagaaaaagctgCGGTAGAAGAAGCACTCACATTTACAAATGATGTAATAGAAGGCAAAAGAAAAGCTGCTAAAAATGAAAACGAGTTTATCTATCATGAGGAAGTGccagaaaaagaaaaccttCCTACAGTGAAAGGTGCTTCTTTAGTTAAAGGAATATCATTTAATGTAAGTGATCCTGAAATATCAGGACAAGATATATTTGCAag ATTAGTTCCTATGAAAGTGCACGAAGCTAGTTCTCTTTATTCAGAGGAAAAAGccaaaatattacgatatattgGATCAAAAATCGAGGAAAAGGATCAATATCTTAACACTTATCTTACATCCTTGAAATTGGAACATATGAATTTATGGGATCTTGATAGCACGCAAACTTCAGAATGGGAATGCTTACCTCTTCCAGAAGAATTAGTCGAACGATGTGCTGCGCTTAATGCAAAACAGCATGTCATTGAGGATTTAGTAGATATAATGGGAAAATTATCTGAAACAAGCCAAGATGTTGAAAGTGTATTAAAGGAAATATCGAAACTTTTATTGGATGAGGAACAGAA AGAAAAGCAATACCAAGATGCAGTAGGCAAAAGACCACCATCGATAGTAGCAACAGATTTGACTAGAGAAGCTAAGAAATATGAAGAAGCACATAACAAGGCTTCAGAGAGTAATCAAGCTCTGCACAAAGCAATAACAATGCATGTAAAGAACTTAAAAATTCTAGCTCAACCATTGGCTGATTTAATGGCGCAAATTCCTTCACCAAGTATATACCTTTCAG ATCAAAGTTctgaaaaatcacaaaatgcgaaggaaatagaaaaaatgcaTACTAAAGAACTGAaacgtatattaaataaagtagatGAAATGCGGATGCAGAGACTTGAATTACATAGCAAATTACGAGACCAAATCGCTCAAGACGATTTAACACGCCTATTAGTCACAGCTACTTCTGAATCTGCTCCTTTGGATCGTATATTTGCACCTCAGCTTAGCAAGCATCAGAGTTTg gtaaatttaatagaacagAATCTTGCTGcacaagataatatattagcaGCATTAACAGATGTATATGCACAAACTGCTAACATAAGAAAGAATGTCGAGGAGACATTAAAACGTAGAGAAATGATGATATCCTCCTTGATAAATTCTTATGATGCATATGAGGACTTACTAGCAAAATCGAGTAAGGGCTTAGAATTCTacagaaaattagaaataaatgttacaaaattattgcaacGAGTTAAAAGTACATGCAAGGTACAAGAGGAAGAACGGGAACAAATACTTGCACAGGATAGCAAAAATACATATGAGAAGACTGATGCGACAATGCCGTCATCCTATGATCAAGGACGTATTCGATCTAATAATGGCCTCaagttaaaagattatttgaaCAGCAGAACGGAAGGCAGTACTGGTTATCAAAATCCGTATTACAACTTATATAAAGGACATACTGCAACATTGCAAATGGATTCAGTGCCAAAATCATTGGTAACTGATACAGGAAACAAGAATGTAATTCAATCTCCAAATACAATACCTGTATCGGAGATTCCGTCTTCATCTACGAGATCGTCGCAACCCTACTATCCTACAACATACACCGATTATGGAATAAGTTCTTCCTCGTATCCATACAGTGCTCAAACTTATTATGAAAATCCGATTGCTCTAAATCAGAGCTCTTTGCCGACCACTAATACAAATGCTACAGGTGTTTATCAACAACCAGGTTTATCTGCAACTGCTACAGATGTATCTAATTCAAGCATTCAATATCCTGCAAATTCCTATCAACCGAATGGACAAACACTATCTGCATCTATCACACAAGAGAAATTCCGCGGTGTCGCACATAACAGTTACAATGTTTCCAATATTTTGCGATACCACGCTTATCAATCTCCAGCggattataatagttataacgTTGCAACGCCGTATGTTCCTAATCAAGAAAAATCTGCGATTAAAAGCGGAATAACCAAGGTATCCTCACAAGTTCAATCAGTCTCTACAAAAGTACCTGTTTCTACAATAGATACGGCTGTAAACAGTACCATGTCGACAGATGATCAGTGGCAAGTTTCTTATAGCGTTGCGCAACAACCTCAGCAATATGATAATCAACAGAAGACAACTTTAAGCCAAGATGTATCTCATGGTGGTCAAAACATAGCAGTCAGATCTCAGCAGACATTGTCGTCGAAGGATAATACGCTCGCACAAAACTATTCGCTCCCTCAAACCGGCCATGCTGAAATgacatatttgcaaaattatcagAATACTACATATTATAATCCAGCAGAGCTACAAACTCAGCGAGTCCCATACACTCATAGCACGTACGACACAACTGTCGTTCCTCCGACACAATATGTGCAATCGCAGCTACCAAATACGAACAATCATCAATCTATACACTCCGTAACATCGACGAGCGAAAATTCGGTGTCGTATCCTTTGAATTTACATAACATTAATTCTGTTCAATATTCGCAACAGACGAATATGGAACAGAGTAAACAGAATTATGCCGATAAAACATACGCTGCTTATGGTACGCAAATGAACGCTGGTGCTCAAAATTATCCGAGTACTTACCAAACTTATCAGCACGGCACTGCTGGTACGTCATATCAACAACAAAGTAGCATGTTATCCGGAGACACATCTAATGCCTAcgcttatttaaataactcaAGTAGCTCGGAGATAATACAGAGCCACGCGAAACCAACGACAGTGCAGAGTTACTCGCAGTCGTATCAATATCCGCAGCAAGTTCCTTATTCGGGATACGTACAATATCCAAATTATTcgcaaaatcaaaattataattatatgcaaaacgCTCATGGAACAAACACAGTGGCATATGCATATAATGCTAATGAGGAAGGATACGCTTATGCATCTAATCTGCAAAGCACACAAACTTCTCAAGCATCTCAGGAGGCAACAGTTTCGATAACATCTTCCGATGTAACGGCTGGTAGCATTCATTATCAACAGCAAGAGACGAATGCGAGATACACAAACGCGGGCAATAATGCTGTAGTCAGTCAAACACAATCGTCGCAATACAAAACTTATCAGCCTCAAATGGAAAGCGACACATATTATAGCACGCCTTATGGTCTTCAAATGCAGGGTCAaa TTAATACGATTACAAGACCAGAAAATTACACTAATTACAATCAAACATACATGCAAGCCGTTAATAATGGAACGAATACAACAACGAGCGCAAATCCAATGAAACTTATGACCAAATCCGAGGAAGAGAAATCAAATGTCGATCTTCTCGCCGATCTCGATATTACTATAAATCATGCACCACTTGTGCCGGAAGTACGGCCTCTTGCTACAAcacagaaaaaagaagaaataataacggGCGATATTGCGGAAGATGTTAAGGCAGAAAAAAGCGAGCAAGAGAAACCCCATAATACTGAACAAGAAGCAACAGCTTCCTGCGAAGATAAAAGTGACCATGAGAACTTACAAATTGTATGGGATACATGGTACAATGACGTTCAACCGAAAAAAGATCCTTTAGGAGAACCGGCAGCATTACAAAAGTTCATCAATgatgttgaaaaatatgaaaagtttGTAGATAGTTTACTCGTAAAAACTCTAAGCGGAGCTACAAACCTTGATATTAAATGGAAAGAAGTTCAAGACTAtgaa gaacgAGAAAATGGCAAACAATCAAGCACTGTAGCCTTAGCTCATTCGTCCGAAAATCGAGCGGTCGATTGTATTCCATACGATACAACACGGGTGCAAATATCATCCGCAGATGTTTCGTCTTACATAAATGCATCCCATATTATGGAAATTACGCAATGGATACCTACGGCATTTATTATAACTCAAGcacctttaataaataaattggatGTTTTTTGGATGATGATATGGGAACAAGAGAGTGAAGTTATTGCATGTTTAGCATCTGATGCTCAG TTGAATGGAGAATTATATTGGCCCATCAGTGAAGAAAACAACTTAGACATAGGAAACTtcacaatttcattaaaaagaataattaattatacaaccTATATTCAAAGAACTCTTTCTatacaacataataaaaagaaatctgaaaaaatcGTTGTACACATGCAGTTCCTTGTGTGGCCTTCTAA tggTTTTCCAAGTAGTCCTGGTGCTATACTTGCATTTGCAACCGATGTGATGACTGAGCAGGCATTAAGACGTTGCTCTCCTAAGCCTGTAATTGTACATTGTTTAGATGGCGGTTCCTTGAGTAGTTTGTTTTTAGTAGCTGCTACAACAGTATGTCACATACGAGCAGGTTGCGGAATTGTAGATGTACCACTGGTTTTTAAAGGCCTTGCAAAATGTCGCAAACAAGTTGTGAATAaagaatcattattatttgcatatagaTTGGTATTGTACCATGCTCAGGACATTTTAATGAAac gcGGCATTTTATCTTCTACTCGATctacatttgaaaattttgatagttTTAAAGGAAATAAGGAGAAAACATCAAGAAGATTACAGTGTCATCCCTCGGACGATTTCCTTCATAATCTTGCTGTAGGAATGCAACATTCTGATTTGGAACaag gAAAAACACAAGCTTTAACAAGCGATAACGCATCGAGTAAAAGTTCAACGTCATCGCAAGAAAAATCTAACGGCGGAATCATCGATCCTTTGAGCCAATTGGATCCTTTGTGGTCCATCAGAAGATAA
- the LOC126849979 gene encoding dolichyl-diphosphooligosaccharide--protein glycosyltransferase subunit STT3A translates to MVSLVKARGLRMTAQKQETLLKLTVLSLAAILSFATRLFSVLRFESVIHEFDPYFNYRTTKYLAENGFYSFHNWFDDRVWYPLGRIIGGTIYPGLMITSATLYYLSWLLNITLNIRNICVFLAPLFSSLTTIITYLLTKELKDSASGLFAAAMIAIVPGYISRSVAGSYDNEGIAIFCMLFTYYMWIKAVKTGAICWATCSALAYFYMVSSWGGYVFLINLIPLHVLTLMVTGRFSHRIYIAYSILYCLGTILSMQISFVGFQPVQSSEHMLALGVFGLCQIHALVDYLRNKLSQKDFEILFRALLIVVVTISCTVGGILTITGKISPWTGRFYSLLDPSYAKNHIPIIASVSEHQPTSWSSFYFDLQILVFLFPSGLYFCFSKLTDSNIFLILYGVTSLYFAGVMVRLMLVLAPVMCILGGIGASSLLITYMKQLESGKVVDKKAKKFENNYVLKTEIATFFIIVMCVLFFSYTLHCTWVTAEAYSSPSIVLSARSPDGGRMIFDDFREAYYWLRMNTPENAKVMSWWDYGYQITAMANRTILVDNNTWNNTHISRVGQAMASSEEKAYEIMRELDVNYVLVIFGGLTGYSSDDINKFLWMVRIGGSTEKGKSITEWDYYNSAGEFRVDKDGSPILLNCLMYKMCYYRFGQVFTEGGKPSGYDRVRNMEIGNKNFELNILEEAYTTEHWLVRIYKVKDLRNRGV, encoded by the exons ATGGTATCGTTAGTAAAAGCAAGAGGTTTGCGCATGACAGCGCAGAAGCAAGAAACACTCTTAAAATTAACTGTACTTTCTCTAGCAGCAATTTTAT caTTTGCAACACGTTTATTCTCAGTATTAAGATTTGAAAGTGTTATTCATGAATTTGATCCTTACTTCAATTATCGCACAACGAAATACTTAGCTGAAAATGGATTCTATAGTTTTCACAACTGGTTTGATGATCGAGTTTGGTATCCGCTTGGCAGAATAATTGGAG gaACTATATATCCTGGTTTGATGATAACTTCAgcaacattatattatctctCATGGTTActcaatattacattaaacatACGTAACATTTGTGTCTTCCTTGCTCCACTGTTTTCAAGTTTAACAACGATTATTACTTACCTACttacaaaagaattaaag gATTCTGCATCAGGCCTATTTGCAGCTGCAATGATTGCAATTGTACCTGGTTATATTTCGCGATCAGTTGCAGGTTCTTATGATAATGAAGGCATAGCTATCTTTTGCATGTTATTTACATACTACATGTGGATCAAAGCTGTGAAAACAGGAGCAATATGTTGGGCTACATGCTCTGCCCTAGCATACTTCTATATGGTGTCTTCGTGGGGCGGAtatgtctttttaattaatttgatcccGTTACATGTACTGACCTTGATGGTCACTGGTAGATTTTCccatagaatatatattgcatatagcATTTTATACTGTTTAGGAACAATTCTATCTATGCAAATTTCATTCGTTGGTTTTCAACCTGTTCAAAGTTCTGAACATATGCTT gcaTTGGGTGTTTTTGGGCTTTGTCAAATACACGCATTAGTGGACTATTTGCGGAATAAATTATCCCAAAAAgactttgaaatattatttcgtgcCTTGCTTATTGTGGTAGTTACAATATCATGCACTGTTGGTGGTATTTTAACTATTACag gaaaaatatcACCATGGACCGGACGCTTTTATTCTTTGCTTGATCCATCTTATGCCAAAAATCATATTCCAATAATTGCTTCAGTTTCGGAGCATCAACCAACATCATGGAGCTCCTTCTATTTTGACCTACAGAtacttgtatttttgtttccaTCAggcttatatttttgtttttccaaGTTAACAGACTCAAACATTTTCCTAATTCTCTATGGAGTTActagtttatattttgca ggAGTGATGGTGCGTTTAATGTTAGTACTTGCTCCAGTTATGTGTATTCTGGGCGGGATTGGAGCATcctctttattaattacttatatgaAACAACTTGAAAGTGGGAAAGTTGTTGATAAAAAAGccaagaaatttgaaaataattatgtcttGAAAACGGAA ATTGCTACGTTTTTTATCATAGTAATGTGTGTACTCTTCTTTTCTTATACTCTTCATTGCACATGGGTTACAGCAGAAGCTTATAGTTCACCGAGTATTGTATTGTCTGCACGATCGCCTGACGGTGGACGAAtgatttttgatgattttagaGAAGCATATTACTGGCTGCGTATGAATACACCCGAg aatgctAAAGTTATGTCTTGGTGGGATTATGGATATCAGATAACTGCAATGGCAAATCGTACTATTTTAGTAGACAATAACACATGGAATAATACGCACATATCAAGAGTCGGTCAAGCGATGGCGAGTTCCGAGGAAAAAGCTTATGAGATTATGAGAGAATTAGATGTCAACTATGTCCTTGTGATTTTTGGAGGGCTGACTGGCTATTCATCGGATG ACATAAATAAGTTCCTATGGATGGTGCGCATTGGCGGTAGTACAGAGAAAGGAAAATCCATAACTGAATGGGATTATTATAACTCTGCAGGCGAATTTCGAGTGGATAAAGACGGATCTCCAATTTTGCTCAATTGTCTTATGTACAAAATGTGTTATTACAGATTCGGCCAAGTCTTCACTGAAGGCG GCAAACCTTCAGGTTACGATAGAGTGAGGAATATGGAGATTGGAAACaagaattttgaattaaatatattggaaGAAGCGTACACGACAGAGCATTGGCTTGTACGAATTTACAAAGTGAAAGATCTACGAAATAGAGGAGTTTAA